A section of the Cytobacillus luteolus genome encodes:
- a CDS encoding AbrB/MazE/SpoVT family DNA-binding domain-containing protein, with protein MNMKSTGIVRKVDELGRVVIPIELRRTLGIAEKDALEIYVDDERIILKKYKPNMTCHVTGEVSDHNITLAGGKIVLSREGAEQILQEIQSNLEVAK; from the coding sequence ATTAATATGAAATCTACTGGTATTGTACGTAAAGTTGATGAATTAGGACGCGTGGTTATTCCAATCGAACTGCGTCGCACATTAGGAATTGCTGAAAAGGATGCACTTGAAATTTACGTTGACGATGAGAGAATCATCTTAAAAAAATATAAACCAAACATGACTTGTCATGTAACTGGAGAAGTGTCTGATCATAATATCACTCTAGCTGGTGGCAAAATTGTACTAAGCCGCGAGGGTGCTGAACAAATCCTACAAGAAATTCAAAGCAATCTAGAAGTTGCAAAATAA